One part of the Dyadobacter sp. 676 genome encodes these proteins:
- a CDS encoding BlaI/MecI/CopY family transcriptional regulator: MEPLNRSEENIMRILWELCEGVVHDIIEKLPEPKPPYTTVSSIVRLLEKKGFIDHKAYGKTYVYFPAISREQYARQSFSDLMKHYFQGSPRNVVSFMMEENAMKPEEINDLRQLIDSYYPKS; this comes from the coding sequence ATGGAACCACTCAATCGTTCAGAAGAAAATATCATGCGCATTCTGTGGGAGCTCTGCGAAGGTGTGGTGCATGACATTATCGAAAAACTCCCTGAACCGAAACCTCCTTACACGACCGTTTCGTCCATCGTGCGCCTTCTGGAAAAGAAGGGTTTTATCGATCACAAGGCGTACGGAAAAACGTATGTCTATTTCCCGGCTATCTCCCGCGAACAGTACGCCCGCCAGTCATTCTCGGATCTCATGAAGCATTATTTCCAGGGCTCTCCCCGTAACGTAGTCTCGTTTATGATGGAAGAAAATGCCATGAAACCGGAAGAAATTAATGATTTAAG